A window of Punica granatum isolate Tunisia-2019 chromosome 8, ASM765513v2, whole genome shotgun sequence genomic DNA:
ACAGCCTTCTGGAGGCCGATGAAACCTGTGCTCCGATGAAAGAGTGGAACATTTTTTTCACGAATAATGAGCGGAACATTGCTTTATCAAACACGCGAGCAGATGGATAAGTAATCCATACGTTAATCGAGTCTCAAGCTGAGAAGTGAGACACCAACCTATTTTGTAGGGGGGAAAGGTCTCTAGTTTTTCGACTTCCTAGTTAATCCGAAACGGCACATATGAGGGCAAGACGGTTTGATTTTTCTGAGGTCCAATAGAGAATAATAATAGTACCTGCATCTGCCCTCCTCGCTCTGCCATGCGTGAATTGCCCGAAAATTTCAACACCTACTGCATCCTCAATCATCCGATCCGACATTCACATCGTAACGGAGATATAGAGTCGGAGTCTATACATAAGTCAGTGCCTCCTGAACATCAAAAGAAGAGGGAGAATCAGTTCTGCTCAAGACAATCAATTAACACCTTTAAGACGGTGCATATACGATATAATGGCGAAAATAGTTCCATGTCTGTCATAATTTCGAAAGGAGACCTGAACAAATACCATTCACAAGCTTGGCAACAGGATTCAGATGGGACTTTCTCATCTCAGATGATGCGGGGAAACTTATAACTGATACAGAAACCACATACTCTTACAATCTCACATTGAAATGTGACCCCTTCGTATCATATCGAGATCACTTCCGTGCCCTCTGTGAGCATTAGCAAGATGTTAGGGTACAAGTTTTAGGATGAAATAAGATCGGCCCACAACCGAGTCCCAACTGACTGCAACCTACACCATTAACAAAAGACCAGACAtgtgcgcgcgcgcgcacaTACACAcgcacaaaaaataaaatccaaaGCTCGTACGACTATCAGATTGATCCACAGACCTCAACTCTTTGAACAACACATTCAACCGCAATAGCTAGCAGACCCATGCCTGACGGTGAGATCAAGCaagtaacattttttttctcccctaTATACTCAGAAGAAACCGACTATCTTCATCAGAACTTCAATGACCCGATCATATTATCTTTTTGCATCTTAACATTCAATTTTCGATGCAACCAGTTACTCAGAAAATGACAGCCCGGGCAGAGTATTCATTGCAGTTATTAAAAGGAAAACTAAAGCTCCCCTGATTGATTATGAAAAAACAGAATCTTCATATATGAAAAGTCAAGCTTGTATCTTTGTTCATCCTCTCATCGTCAGGAAACCAAAATAGGAAACAGATTAAAGGATAAAATCTCAGACAGAACACAATAAAAACTCATCCCCCACCTCGAATTCAATTAACGTAATCACAAGGACTAACTAATGATGATCATCATCATAATCAATAAACTCTTCTTCAAGCACCTCTTCAACCTCTTCCCATGGAAAAAAGAATCACAGCGATGATCAAATGATAAGCGGCCATacccagagagagagagagagagagagagaggagctcGTACCAGAAAGTAGAAACGGATGGTAAAATGGTCGGTCCTCCTGCTCAGAATCAGACCACctctgtttctctctctctttttttcttcggtTCGGGACAAGAGTGAAGAGCATACCTGAATCTACTGgtatatttgatttgatttttccCTGTTTGATTCGTTTGGGCAGAGGAGTCACTTGGTCCGTTGAGAAACCCAAGAGGCAGAAAATTATCGGATTACATGATGACGTACGTTCCCGAACGGTCCATTGTGCCATGTCAAGAAACCTTGCAATGGACATTTGAGATTGACGGCCATGCCtcttttgcaaaaggaagctTTAGATGTAGATAGGTTCTCTTCTCTCACCCACTGTGATTAATTTTGCATTCAGTGCGACGAACTATTAAGACCGGTCCTTTggtttatttattcatttaccaaactttttcttttttataaaaaaaaataaaataaaattggcgTGCTCAAAGAAGCCCATTAGGGAAGGTCCAATCTTAGCCGAGAAATGGCAATGCATTTGGTGTACCTAACCTACACCGACAACCATGGCCCCACCCCTTAAATGTGGGTTAGTTCTCACTTCTCACTTCTCAGAACAAGGCAAATCATCTTTGATGAAGAAAGCTGATACATGTGTGTGTATTGcgttattattaatattttttcatggGATATTTCTGTGATTAGTTGACCCGAAAAATATGATATTTGAGCTAATTACATCAGACAATCGTGAAATTGTCAAACGGCATGCCGCgagtatgtatgtatgtattatgTAATGCAATGTATGTCCATATCTGCTTCATCAAGTAGCTGTTTCCAACCAACAGATCTTCCGTAGAAAGGAATTTTCCACACCAAATCTTAATTCCTCATCTTTTATTCGACAACAAAGGACGGAAAACAAAGCACCACCGGGTTCCCGAATAGAGCAAACAAACACAACGATCTCATAGTATAGCATGAAAGAATTACACCTCGGACCCAAAAGGTCTTGATGGGCATACGACAATAATTTCAAGAATCAGCAGAACACATCGGTAGAGGAAGAGGGACTCGCCACCTGAAGTGCAACCTTTTCCCACTCCATTGGGTTCCCGCAGCGGCCACCTTTCACCTTAACCATCTCGAACTGAGTGGTCCCGCTAATGGACGAGGAGAAGGATGTCTCGGGCAGAGAAAGTTCCTTTGCCGCTACTGCCTTCAGTCGGTTGCGTTCTGCCCTGGATCCGATAACCTGACCCAGAACAGATGCCGCGATAGTAAAGGCCATGGCTGATTTCGGCATCAAAATGGACTTCCTAAGCATTGCTATGAAAGGAACTGCTGCGTGGACGGCAGCAAACCAAGAAGGAGAGAACTTCTTCGTGTGTTCCCTCCATATACCAAGAGGTACATTTGCTGCCATTCCTAAGACTCCAATCACTAAGACCTTTGCAGGTAAAGGCTGGGGCCTAAGGTTCTTGGCGAATGCGGTGCGTGCTATGGCTGCTCGGGCTGCTACTATTGCTGGGGGACACTTGTACTTCATTCCCGGAGGAGGCTGTAGGACCTTCGCCACGAGGGGTAGCACTCCACTCACTGCACGGTACGATTTGGCAATGGGGCAGTTCCCAGTTTCCAACCATTCATTGCTCAGCGCCTCGTGATTCGAATTCCCCTGAAATACAAATCCATATATTAATAAGATAGAACCAAAACCATACTTCTCACAAGATTCAATTATCTTGATCGTAATGTGCAGTACAGAAATGATTGTTCATCTACCTGTGAAGAAGAGTCTTTggatgattttgattttcgtTTTTGATTATTCCATTTCTGAGAGAACGCATCGAAGCTGAAAGGCCCCCCAGGTCCAAAGGATGAGAGACTGATTGTTGCTGCCTTTGCAGCTAATGGGTGGAACTGAGGTGGAGCAGCCTCAGGTTGTCGTTTCTCTATACCCGCGCATGATCTCTCCGAGAGTGGGACTACTCCATCACGGCCATGGAAAAGCCTGAATGCCATATCAAAGTTGGGGCCATCTTCAAAAATTGGACCTTTGCCTCCACGCACCTAAATCGAGAAGATATATTCAATCAAAAGTTTGTCTCAAACCCCTGAAACTAAGTCGAGAAAACCACATGCAAGAGCACCATTTTGAAAAGCAGGCACAGATCAGATCAGCAAAGAGGATTGTATAAAACTTACAGGCATTGGGAAGGGCATGCTTGAGGCGAAAGAGAAATTAGTAGGCTCATTGATGTTCCTCAAAAATGGACACTTAAGGATGTCCATCTGAGAAGGCGCGGATTCCTCACTTAAACCTCTGAAGAAAACCTCCATTATTCAcacaaaaaaatttgtataCCTGCACAAAGTAAAAGAAAGACAAAGTGACTAATTGCTCATGAAAACGATTCCGATGTCATGGACAAAGAGATTTAAACTGATATTTCTGAAAGCAGGTAAATGAACATGTTTTGAAATTCTCTCAAACCATAAAACCTTTCAATTGAAAATGGAATACTACGCATATGAACAGCGTTTAAATGCCTAAGACTCCATGAAAGCAGGAAGCAGCAAATATTATACAGGGCCAGAGGAAAAATCAGTTCGATTCAGCCATCATGATAGGCTTCCGAATCGCAGGGTAATTCCATGGATCTCCGAGGTATAAGTAACAGGCATCACACCAACCGATTACTCCGATAATTCCTCTAAATAAAAACCATAGAATCCAACAATTTGCAAGAAgaagattataaaaatttcaagctCCTATCATGCTCAAAACCCTACGAGAGTTAGCCATTCTCAAAATTATTATACAAAGTTTGACTCTTCGAAGCCCACTAACTAATCCTCAGATCCCTATCAGTCCAGGCAGAAAATTACTCAACTTTCAACCACCAAAACCCCAAATACAAAGCAAAAAAACAGAGTTTGGTGCTAATGAACTATCTACCAATAACAAGGACGAGCCAGAAATCTTATGACAGTCTTCCAGATGACAATCAAACGGAAGCACAGAGAGCAATCGTTAAACATTCTGCACACGGGTACCAACACGAAAAGCTCgacaaaacaaagaaattaagaGACTGCAGATCAAGAGCAGGACGGAATCATCGACACAGATTACAGCTGCTCAACAAAGACGACAGATGAacaagggaaaggaaaaacAGACTAAATCACAATAAACCCCAGAAATCTCGAGCTCGAATACATACCTCGATCACAAGGCGggggagagggggagagagagagagagagagagagagagagagtgattGAGGAAGAGTTAGGTGAGAGAACAGAAGAGAACAGGTAGAgggaagaacaagaagaagatgcTTTCTCCCTTCTCCCTCTTCTGTTCTCTTCTCAGCAGCGTGAACGACGCCGTGTCACCCACACGCCTTTTCTTGGGTCAAATTTGTTGCAGCCGATATTTCCTATGCTCCCGGGAGCACGTAAGGCCCAAGATACGAGGAGTGTGGATGCCACGCTGCCCCCCCGTCTTCCCTCTGCCTCCTCTCGTACCAACGTAGTCCCGGGTGTACGGTGAAGCTCCTCGTTCCGCCGGTTTCCGATTTGGTTTCCGGGACCCGGTCAGAGTCAACCTTGCCGGCCCGGTCCAGCGGTGGAGCCTTTGGACTTTTTTGTGCGCCCAAATCAATGctcctatttatttattaattcatttattcatAATCATCAATTGAcaattgatttatatatttcgttgatttcaaattaattaattgatattcTTTGATATTTCTTTGCTTGAAGAGTTGATTGtattgtttttgttttggtaAATGTTGGACTTACCTAAATTTCAGCAATATGCATTCAAAGACTTCAGGCAGCCTTCGTTATTTTCAGGCCTAGGTAAACCGAAGTTGAGCTGAGTTGGCCAAGATCGTGGCCGGTCGGCCTCAATTCAGAAGAGGAATGAACAAAGTCGActctaaatttttttccccttctttttctctAAAGAAAATACACATTCTATATTACAAGGGCAATCGATGTCTAATGCTTTACCATACAACAGAGGCGGCAAAGAACATGAAAAATAACCAAGGGACACGACACTACACAAAACGAGGCCGAATCAAGAGGGCTTCTTATTCCTTTTCTTGGCTGTTTTAGCGATGGCATCGCAAATCTCCTTTTTCCTCTTGTTGCTGTTGAAGGCGACATTGTTCCGATTGTTactgttgttgttgttgttgttgttcgGGCCAGTGGTATTGGTGGTTCCTCCGGCGCTCGTCGAAGTCTTGCCCTGGGCTTCAAGGGTATCCttcacaaagaatttcaacCTCCATAAGGTTGATTCACTCTGCAATCACCGGCATGTGATGGGAAGTCAGCAATTACAATCTTAGGTTGAGAATGAGAGAGAGCACATAACACGCCGAACCAATAACACAAGCTCCGAGAAGTTTGCATGCCTTAAAATTGTGAATATAGAAACGGATCAATACAAACCTGAGCATCCATATCAAGGTCCACCTCTTCGGCTACTGACAGGAAGCTGGGATTATTCTGAGCAACAATCTCCAAAGCCTTACTTAGATCTTCAGGAGACAACATCGCAAGGGCATGTCCAATGCTCCTTTTCTCTTCAGTTGATATTTTCctgaaaaagggcatttcaAGAATAAGTGATCCAATAATCGCTTACAAGGGCAAATGGCATGCCACCAATAAGCAACTTAATCAAAATTCATGTATGATGGAAATATTGAACAGACCTGCATTTCTGAACAACCACTTCCCTGAGCTCTTCCAAATTCGTATCAACTTCATCAACCTGAAACAAGTTTCAGACGAGAACAAAAGGATGAGAAAAATGTCAGTTCCAAACGACTGGGACATTTGCGAACAGGAATCTACTCTGCTCAATCTCCCCTTACTAGAAAACCAATCCCTATATTATGGGACATGTTCTCAATATAACAACCTCGTTACTTATATCTCTCGCGATTTTAGCATAAGCAGCCTCCTGCGCAAGCTGCATATCCAACTGAGCTTCTGCTTCGTCCTCTTCTCGTCTTTTTTCCTAGTAAAGAACACAATTTTCGATTATCATAAGATGATTGATTCTGCAGAGAAAGTGCACTGACGTCCTAGGAAGCAAAGTTCATTCTTTTATTGCCATCGCAGTACACTTACCTCCTCTGTCACTTTAGGCAGAAGTTGCAACCACTTCTCCTCAAACTTTGCTAGCAAGGTCTTAGCCATGACGTGAACATCGCTCTTCTCAGCATTATACTTCATAGCATTCTTGAAGACTAGCCTCACATCGGCACATATTTCCCGTACATTTTTGTAACCTGTCCCATCCTTGGCCTCCATTTGATTCTTTATTGTACTGAAATCCATTGGTTTGTCAATTACCTGTAAAAGATTGTCAAATGCGTCTATGTTAAGCAAGTATTTGTCCTAAAAGCTTAAGCTATAGGCAGAAACAGCATACGCGTATGTGTTTCTGAAAGAAAATACTATTACCTCGTAATAGTCATCTAAACCAAGGCCTTTCACATCTACGGGTTGCATAAATGGCCATGCCCATTTGTGTTGAGTGATCTGAAAGTCGAGTTGCATAAACGGGAGACATGTTACCAAACAGAAAACAGAAATTTGCTTAAAAAGAATGGCAATCAGGAGAGACCAAAAAACTCATTGAATACTGTAAATTCTAAACTTCCAAGGAAAGGTCATTGCCTGGCGTAATATTGTGCCAAAATGACGAATAAGCTCTTGCATTCTCTTGGCTGCAGCCGCTTCTCTGCGTGCTGCTTCTTGCTGCTGCTTCTTAATGCTAGTGAtgggtctctctctctctttttccttgGCAACTGAGCTACCTTTAGAAGTATTTGTTTGCTTTTTGCTTAAGTTGAGGTAGAATTGTTCAACATCATTAATTCTTTGCTCGAGCTGCAAGCAGGAAGTTCAAAATATCAACAAAGAGCAATCAAAATACATGCATACAGTTCGACAAAGTGTATCGCTGAAAAACAGTCAGTTGCACTAATCGCCTAAAATTAACAGTTGCCCGATTTTCTCCAAGGGTAAAGATCCTACAGTAACCAAAACAGCTCGATCTAAACATTAACCCACAACAACAGCTTACCGAGTTCAACAAAAAGAGGGGAAAACCTGGACTCCGAAACAATGGTATGGCAATGAATACTCTCTGAAGAAACAACATTGCATACAGCCAACATACAAGGCGGTAGTTTGAAATGCTTGAGAACAATTCACCTGATCAACTTTCATCAGAACTTCATCAAGGCGACGGCCAAAGCCTTCAACTTCCTTCGCGTTAACCCTCGATTTTGCCGTCCCAGGTGCACCAAGCTCTGGAGCTGAAGGATCCGCTGCTTCCATCTGGCACCACAGCGACAATAATCAACTTGTACACAAAAGAAGAGGTTTTTCAAGAACCAAAGGATGTTCTGCAGCTCAGATACGAAGTTACTCCCACTGAAATAAGAAAGAGAGCGGTTCTACCGATTATCTTAATTCGAACATAACCCAGCAGATAACTCGCTAGCTAATTGGGACCAGAAACATGGCCAAGAAACAAAATTGACAGTAAGAATAGGCTAATTGCAGCCGCCGCCGGCGGAATGGCCAGTGAGAAGCGCAGAATCCTTATTCATCAAGAACTGAATTCAGCTGCTCGAATTGAGTGTTCCTGAAATAAAACAAACCAAATAGGGAGGCGcaggacagagagagagagacctgaAAGGAGCCGGAGAGGGACGGGAGAGAAAATCTGTTGACCGGCAGATAAAAGATTCCGACGAGGCAGTGGGCAGCAGGGTTTCCTTTCGTTCTTCGTTTCGTACCAAAACGGGTGAGAACGGAGACGACGCCGGTCGGCCTCCGGGGTGGCGGGTTCTCCCTCTGTAGGATTGGGCCGAGTTGCCATATTTGGCCCATCAAAGGCCCAAAGCTAATTTcggccccaaaaaaaaaattattaagggGGCATTCCGAGAATTGAACTCGGGACCTCTCGCACCCTAAGCGAGAATCATACCACTAGACCAAATGCCCATCTGATGCCGAGTAAATTCAGAAAACATTTTTTCTCCAAATGACGTAATAAAGAAAAACCCTTACACTGACTTCCTCCTCCGCCTCGCTGTGGCTGTTTTGTCTCCCCTCTGAACTGAACCAGAAAGCTGCgcggagaggagaggaaatgACGAGGGCGGCTCTTCTCCAGCTACTCCGCTCCCAGTCGAAGCAGCTCTCCTTCGCTTCAGGTTCCTCCCCTTCTCTTCTGTTTTGCTTAATCCACACCTCACCCGTGGTTAGGCTGTTCGCAATTTCCTCAATCTAGTGGCCTGAAAGGACGCGGCTATGGTTGAAATTCTTTCTGGATTGGGCTGCCAAAGTCATGTTTTTCTCTGGCTGATCCTCAGCTCATTCTTCTTTCATATCATCGTCCTGTTAATTGATCCAGTGGGAGCTCTAGTCAGTCGTCGTCATGATTTGCTAGCTTCTGATCTATATATCTTCAATGGCGGCTGCTATTATTTGTATGAACTCCCATTGATGATTATGTGTTGCTTAAGGATGACTCTTACACCTAAACAAGCGAAATCTCCACTGCCATCATTTCGCTTTGTCGTGAGCAGTGTAGTGTCCGGTATTGGCCTTCAGATGAGAAAGTCCTCCTGCGGTGCAATTAGCTATGACCTTGTGCTAAAATTTTCTTGTAGCGTGGTACTTTGATGCCGCGCGGACTGTACATGAAATTGCTGATTATTTACGTTTTGGCAAAGTTGAGATTGGATATACTTCAGTCCGGCGTGAATTGCCACAGAAAGCTCGCAACGAGGCTTTTGTCATTACACAGAAGAATGCTCATGAGATTGTCCTTTCTTAATCTTTCCTGGGTTCAGGTTCTCAACTATGCAGGTTTCGGGCAGTCTCTCGAGCGTGGAATCCTAATGCCGTGTTCAATTCCTCCTTCCACCGCTCTCCTGCTCACTCGAGATGGTTATCCCAGGCAGCAGCTGCTGCAGATGACAGCAGGATTAGCATCGGGCCCCAACGGGGCTCGGAGCCCCGGGAGGACGAGAAGGAAGATGGTGTTGTCTACTATGGTCCCATCTCAAGCACCATCAAGAAAGTAAaactcctctccctctccacCTGCTGCCTCTCCGTTTCCCTGGGCCCGGTCATCACCTTCATGACATCTCCCGACATGAACGTGATCCTGAAGGGAGCTGTGGCGTCCTCTGTGATCTTCTTCAGTGCCTCCACCACCCTTGTCCTACACTGGTTCGTGAGCCCATACATTCACAAGCTCAAGTGGAAGC
This region includes:
- the LOC116188329 gene encoding transcription factor GTE6-like isoform X2 → MEAADPSAPELGAPGTAKSRVNAKEVEGFGRRLDEVLMKVDQLEQRINDVEQFYLNLSKKQTNTSKGSSVAKEKERERPITSIKKQQQEAARREAAAAKRMQELIRHFGTILRQITQHKWAWPFMQPVDVKGLGLDDYYEVIDKPMDFSTIKNQMEAKDGTGYKNVREICADVRLVFKNAMKYNAEKSDVHVMAKTLLAKFEEKWLQLLPKVTEEEKRREEDEAEAQLDMQLAQEAAYAKIARDISNEVDEVDTNLEELREVVVQKCRKISTEEKRSIGHALAMLSPEDLSKALEIVAQNNPSFLSVAEEVDLDMDAQSESTLWRLKFFVKDTLEAQGKTSTSAGGTTNTTGPNNNNNNNSNNRNNVAFNSNKRKKEICDAIAKTAKKRNKKPS
- the LOC116188329 gene encoding transcription factor GTE6-like isoform X1; the encoded protein is MGQIWQLGPILQRENPPPRRPTGVVSVLTRFGTKRRTKGNPAAHCLVGIFYLPVNRFSLPSLSGSFQMEAADPSAPELGAPGTAKSRVNAKEVEGFGRRLDEVLMKVDQLEQRINDVEQFYLNLSKKQTNTSKGSSVAKEKERERPITSIKKQQQEAARREAAAAKRMQELIRHFGTILRQITQHKWAWPFMQPVDVKGLGLDDYYEVIDKPMDFSTIKNQMEAKDGTGYKNVREICADVRLVFKNAMKYNAEKSDVHVMAKTLLAKFEEKWLQLLPKVTEEEKRREEDEAEAQLDMQLAQEAAYAKIARDISNEVDEVDTNLEELREVVVQKCRKISTEEKRSIGHALAMLSPEDLSKALEIVAQNNPSFLSVAEEVDLDMDAQSESTLWRLKFFVKDTLEAQGKTSTSAGGTTNTTGPNNNNNNNSNNRNNVAFNSNKRKKEICDAIAKTAKKRNKKPS
- the LOC116188337 gene encoding uncharacterized protein LOC116188337, yielding MTRAALLQLLRSQSKQLSFASGSQLCRFRAVSRAWNPNAVFNSSFHRSPAHSRWLSQAAAAADDSRISIGPQRGSEPREDEKEDGVVYYGPISSTIKKVKLLSLSTCCLSVSLGPVITFMTSPDMNVILKGAVASSVIFFSASTTLVLHWFVSPYIHKLKWKPGSDTFEVEMMSWMATYIPRTLKFSDIRPAETNRPFVTFEANGSFYFVDTEHCQNKALVARLTPQKAPARESAFKNL
- the LOC116188334 gene encoding uncharacterized protein LOC116188334 is translated as MEVFFRGLSEESAPSQMDILKCPFLRNINEPTNFSFASSMPFPMPVRGGKGPIFEDGPNFDMAFRLFHGRDGVVPLSERSCAGIEKRQPEAAPPQFHPLAAKAATISLSSFGPGGPFSFDAFSQKWNNQKRKSKSSKDSSSQGNSNHEALSNEWLETGNCPIAKSYRAVSGVLPLVAKVLQPPPGMKYKCPPAIVAARAAIARTAFAKNLRPQPLPAKVLVIGVLGMAANVPLGIWREHTKKFSPSWFAAVHAAVPFIAMLRKSILMPKSAMAFTIAASVLGQVIGSRAERNRLKAVAAKELSLPETSFSSSISGTTQFEMVKVKGGRCGNPMEWEKVALQVASPSSSTDVFC